In the genome of Prosthecobacter algae, one region contains:
- a CDS encoding DUF1553 domain-containing protein gives MTRALPFLFLPGLLLAADPADDAKNAAQNDSTPVPKVSPLVKWTFEGKEPGELKGKATIEPTGPQKPIYPVFEKGNKAAVFTGKDSFIQVKETDLPETNLRFVQGDTISIEAWVNAEDLANGKYVYLIGKGRNKSDKFSSENQNWALRLKGEGGEARPCFLFRSRNKAGAENYHRWVSKEGFNPGSGWHHVAVTYTFGKPETMKAYVDGKKTSGGVWDIAGKTTEPPVSDADDVMIGTGYGGGAGNTLAGALDEIAVYREVLPEVLLAQRYQFQPPPPPIDAKKLPKGRVLVQICEEGVPPKNSWPALPPSPTETYTLDVFGLSEVPQKYVETGVRGDRPIPYLLRAASVVNLPAGKHRLLVRGRSATRLVIDGKPFLDLPFAKSDTGGHGRVSEQDNYLNLGPDFRFAPPGTQELWAEFETKGGEHLFVIESMVGGVVGSSKKRPETGETVVAISYEGRETWELVGHDKVAYNDAGWAAYEKKQNAWLVEENAERRAKVRAKHDAYWAKRRDAAAKWLASAPAVKVPAPVKSYPANNEVDHFLNAKINAVAAQYSAAKKDGVNFYKEVMPILEANCFSCHQGSKTKGDLKLDSLAEALKGGESDGPAIVPGKPEKSSLIARISTTDEDYIMPPKGHPLKAEQIAVIQRWISEGAVWPEMNVDRIEITDLSDDLAFLRRVTLDTVGVVPTLEEIASFTADKSPNKRAKTIDRLLADKRWADKWMGYWQDALAENPNILNPTLNNTGPFRWYLHEALEDDRPMDLVVTELLRMQGSERFGGPAGFGTASGNDVPMAAKGTIISTAFLGVEMKCARCHDAPAHKSLQQDLFELAAMLEKKAVDVPKTSSVPMDKLHEGGRKPLIQVTLQPGTKVEPAWPFDEFAPENLADTLAENPKDSRDRLASLITAPQNERFAQVIANRLWQQYMGRGIVEPAEDWERGKPSHPELIRWLGREFVRGGYSLKNLSRIILNSHAYQRATDTQLTATSPLFASPAPRRLAAEQIVDSLFAATGKPFKTEEVSLDIDGRRDMKSSITLGNPTHAWMLASTSNERDRPSLSLPRIQAVCDVLEAFGWRGARQDPVSSRNDDPSALQPAILGNGTVGIWLTRLSDDHGITALALQDMPLDQFVDTLYLRLLTRKPTAAEREQYIAYLSEGYDSRLQPVSPVKAGPRYPQKYVSWTNHLDAAANALRIEEEAAARRGDAPTERLSKDWRNRLEDVLWALLNAPEWVFAP, from the coding sequence ATGACACGCGCCCTTCCATTCCTTTTCCTTCCTGGCCTGCTGCTAGCGGCCGATCCTGCGGACGACGCGAAAAACGCCGCCCAGAACGACTCGACGCCTGTGCCAAAAGTGAGCCCGCTGGTGAAGTGGACCTTTGAAGGCAAAGAGCCCGGCGAACTGAAAGGCAAGGCAACGATCGAGCCCACCGGTCCGCAGAAACCGATTTATCCCGTCTTTGAAAAAGGCAACAAAGCGGCTGTCTTCACCGGCAAGGATAGCTTTATCCAGGTCAAGGAAACCGACCTGCCTGAAACAAATCTGCGGTTCGTCCAGGGAGACACCATCAGCATCGAAGCCTGGGTGAATGCCGAAGATCTGGCTAACGGGAAGTATGTTTACCTGATCGGCAAGGGGCGGAACAAGTCTGACAAATTCAGCTCCGAAAATCAGAACTGGGCGCTGCGCCTGAAGGGCGAGGGTGGTGAGGCGCGGCCTTGCTTCCTTTTCCGTAGCCGCAACAAGGCTGGAGCAGAAAACTATCACCGCTGGGTTTCCAAAGAAGGTTTCAATCCGGGGTCCGGCTGGCATCACGTGGCGGTGACCTACACCTTCGGCAAGCCGGAGACGATGAAGGCCTATGTGGACGGCAAGAAAACCAGCGGCGGTGTCTGGGATATCGCGGGCAAAACCACCGAGCCACCCGTGAGCGATGCGGATGATGTCATGATCGGCACTGGTTATGGTGGCGGCGCAGGCAATACCCTGGCGGGTGCCCTGGATGAGATCGCCGTGTATCGCGAGGTGCTCCCGGAAGTGCTGCTGGCGCAGCGTTATCAGTTCCAGCCACCACCGCCGCCGATTGATGCCAAGAAGCTGCCCAAGGGCCGCGTGCTGGTGCAGATCTGCGAGGAGGGGGTGCCGCCAAAGAACTCCTGGCCTGCGCTGCCACCTTCCCCGACGGAGACTTACACGCTGGATGTCTTTGGCCTGTCTGAAGTGCCTCAGAAGTATGTGGAAACAGGAGTGCGTGGAGATCGCCCCATTCCCTATCTGTTACGTGCTGCCTCGGTGGTGAATCTGCCAGCAGGCAAGCATCGTCTCCTGGTCCGTGGTCGCAGTGCGACTCGTCTCGTCATTGATGGCAAGCCTTTCCTGGACCTCCCTTTCGCCAAATCTGACACGGGTGGCCATGGCCGTGTGTCCGAGCAGGACAATTATCTGAACCTGGGCCCCGACTTCCGCTTTGCACCTCCGGGAACGCAGGAACTGTGGGCAGAATTTGAAACCAAGGGCGGCGAGCATTTATTCGTCATCGAGAGCATGGTGGGCGGTGTGGTGGGCTCCTCCAAAAAACGTCCGGAAACGGGTGAGACGGTGGTGGCCATCTCTTATGAAGGCCGCGAGACCTGGGAACTAGTGGGCCATGACAAGGTGGCCTACAATGACGCTGGCTGGGCTGCTTATGAGAAGAAGCAGAATGCTTGGCTGGTGGAAGAGAATGCCGAGCGCCGCGCCAAAGTGCGTGCGAAGCATGATGCGTACTGGGCCAAGCGCCGCGATGCCGCCGCCAAGTGGCTGGCCAGTGCCCCGGCGGTGAAAGTGCCAGCCCCGGTGAAGAGCTATCCGGCTAACAATGAGGTGGACCATTTCCTCAATGCCAAGATCAATGCCGTCGCGGCCCAGTATTCGGCAGCGAAGAAGGACGGGGTGAACTTCTACAAGGAAGTCATGCCGATCCTGGAAGCCAACTGCTTTAGCTGCCATCAGGGCAGCAAGACCAAAGGCGATCTGAAGCTCGACTCCCTAGCTGAAGCCCTGAAAGGTGGCGAATCCGACGGCCCCGCGATCGTTCCGGGAAAGCCGGAAAAGAGCTCCCTCATCGCCCGCATCAGCACCACGGATGAAGACTACATCATGCCGCCCAAAGGCCACCCGCTGAAGGCCGAGCAGATCGCCGTGATCCAGCGCTGGATCAGCGAAGGTGCCGTCTGGCCTGAGATGAATGTGGACCGCATCGAGATCACGGATCTCAGCGATGACCTCGCCTTCCTCCGTCGCGTGACGCTGGATACCGTGGGCGTGGTGCCAACTCTGGAAGAGATCGCCAGTTTCACGGCGGACAAGAGCCCCAACAAACGTGCTAAGACCATTGACCGCCTGCTGGCCGACAAACGCTGGGCAGACAAGTGGATGGGCTACTGGCAGGATGCCTTGGCCGAAAACCCGAACATCCTCAATCCCACGCTGAACAACACCGGGCCTTTCCGCTGGTATCTGCATGAGGCGCTAGAAGATGACCGCCCGATGGACCTCGTCGTCACGGAACTGCTGCGCATGCAGGGTAGCGAGCGTTTCGGCGGCCCGGCTGGGTTTGGCACAGCCTCAGGCAATGATGTGCCCATGGCCGCGAAAGGTACCATCATCAGCACCGCCTTCCTCGGTGTAGAAATGAAGTGCGCCCGGTGTCATGATGCCCCGGCTCACAAGAGTCTGCAGCAGGACCTTTTCGAATTGGCCGCCATGCTGGAAAAGAAGGCTGTGGACGTGCCCAAGACCAGCAGTGTGCCCATGGACAAATTGCATGAAGGTGGCCGCAAGCCCCTCATCCAGGTGACCCTGCAACCCGGCACCAAGGTGGAGCCCGCGTGGCCCTTCGATGAATTTGCCCCTGAGAATCTGGCGGATACGCTGGCGGAAAATCCCAAGGATTCCCGCGACCGTCTGGCTTCCCTCATTACAGCCCCGCAGAATGAGCGTTTTGCCCAGGTCATCGCCAACCGTCTGTGGCAGCAATACATGGGCCGTGGCATCGTGGAGCCTGCGGAGGACTGGGAGCGCGGTAAACCTTCACACCCTGAACTCATTCGCTGGTTAGGCCGTGAGTTTGTGCGTGGCGGTTACAGCTTGAAGAACCTTTCCCGCATCATCTTGAATTCCCACGCCTATCAGCGTGCTACGGATACTCAGCTAACGGCAACGAGCCCACTGTTTGCCTCGCCTGCGCCTCGCCGCCTGGCGGCGGAGCAGATTGTGGACTCGCTGTTTGCCGCGACGGGCAAGCCTTTCAAGACCGAGGAAGTCAGCCTCGACATTGATGGCAGGCGCGACATGAAGAGTTCCATCACCCTGGGCAATCCAACGCATGCCTGGATGCTGGCCAGCACCAGCAACGAGCGTGACCGCCCCAGCCTGAGCCTGCCGCGCATTCAGGCGGTTTGCGACGTGCTGGAAGCTTTCGGTTGGCGGGGCGCCCGCCAGGACCCGGTGAGCAGTCGCAATGATGATCCCAGCGCCCTTCAGCCTGCCATCTTGGGCAACGGCACCGTGGGCATCTGGCTCACCCGCCTGAGCGATGACCATGGCATCACCGCCCTGGCCTTGCAAGACATGCCGTTAGACCAGTTTGTGGATACGCTCTACCTGCGCCTGCTCACCCGCAAGCCGACGGCTGCTGAGCGTGAGCAATACATCGCCTACCT
- a CDS encoding PQQ-binding-like beta-propeller repeat protein has translation MTTDSSSVPKARSRGLPWFPIATILLGMAAVFYIRSLPEFERNLKSWLTAAIPLLVVILNCLWFVFTPRFSWRFRLTGLAVLLVLGGVAKWATRVDGTLDGTGLPNIVWKWSKSEGPSLAKMKTAEAAEGWSPNAAMLAQSADVAQFFGPNRDGTVTGAKLAADWKAVTPKELWRQPIGLGWSAYAIVQGRAYTQEQRGEEEMVTCYDLFTGKLLWSYADPVRFSQWQSGDGPHATPTVHEGRVYAYGATGLLNCLNATTGKPIWQRSVLGENKLENIEWGVSCSPLIVDDKVVVTGGQTKGPVLFAYRLDTGELAWKAGDDQACYSSPMLATLVGKRVILSNNVRSLTAYDPASGAVLLEHEWGGANWPKASQPLVLGQDRVFLSAGYGMGCQMLEIKAAADGSLAATQLWAGMKMKTQFNSPAARGGHAYGLDDGRLACVDLATGERLWKEGRFASGQSLLVDDLVIIQSESGPVHLAAAKPEGFQELGKIGALSSKTWNHPTLAGRYLLVRNDREAVCYELPLAK, from the coding sequence ATGACCACTGATTCATCCTCCGTCCCCAAAGCACGTTCTCGTGGCCTGCCTTGGTTTCCCATCGCCACGATCCTTCTGGGCATGGCTGCCGTTTTCTACATACGTTCGCTGCCTGAGTTTGAGCGAAATCTCAAAAGCTGGCTCACGGCGGCCATCCCGCTGCTGGTGGTGATCCTGAACTGTTTGTGGTTTGTCTTCACTCCACGCTTCTCCTGGCGTTTCCGGCTGACGGGGCTGGCGGTGTTGCTGGTCCTGGGAGGCGTGGCGAAATGGGCGACACGAGTGGATGGGACCCTGGATGGTACCGGACTGCCGAACATCGTGTGGAAGTGGTCGAAATCCGAAGGTCCCTCCCTGGCCAAGATGAAAACGGCGGAAGCTGCCGAGGGCTGGTCGCCGAATGCAGCTATGCTGGCCCAGTCGGCCGATGTGGCGCAGTTCTTTGGCCCGAATCGAGACGGCACAGTCACGGGCGCTAAGCTGGCGGCCGATTGGAAGGCGGTGACTCCGAAGGAGCTGTGGCGTCAGCCGATTGGCTTGGGGTGGTCCGCCTATGCGATAGTCCAGGGGCGAGCCTACACGCAGGAGCAGCGAGGCGAAGAGGAGATGGTGACGTGCTACGATCTCTTCACGGGCAAGCTGCTGTGGTCCTATGCGGACCCGGTGCGCTTTTCCCAATGGCAGAGTGGGGATGGCCCCCATGCAACGCCGACGGTGCATGAGGGGCGGGTTTATGCGTATGGGGCGACGGGGCTGTTGAACTGCCTCAACGCCACCACCGGCAAGCCCATCTGGCAGCGCTCCGTCCTGGGGGAGAACAAGCTGGAAAACATCGAGTGGGGCGTGAGTTGCTCACCCTTGATCGTGGATGATAAGGTAGTGGTGACGGGCGGTCAGACGAAGGGGCCCGTGCTGTTTGCCTATCGGCTGGACACTGGGGAGTTGGCCTGGAAAGCGGGAGATGACCAAGCCTGCTATTCCTCGCCGATGCTCGCCACCTTGGTGGGAAAACGGGTGATCCTGAGTAACAATGTGCGCTCTTTGACCGCCTATGATCCTGCCAGTGGTGCGGTGCTGCTGGAGCATGAATGGGGTGGTGCGAACTGGCCCAAGGCTTCGCAACCCTTGGTGTTAGGCCAGGACCGGGTGTTTCTTTCCGCCGGTTACGGCATGGGCTGTCAAATGCTGGAAATCAAGGCGGCAGCGGATGGTTCTCTGGCGGCTACACAACTGTGGGCGGGCATGAAGATGAAGACGCAGTTCAACAGCCCGGCGGCGCGGGGAGGCCATGCGTACGGCCTGGACGATGGGCGGCTGGCCTGCGTGGATTTGGCCACTGGGGAGCGCTTGTGGAAAGAGGGGCGTTTTGCCTCCGGTCAGAGCTTGCTGGTGGATGACTTGGTGATCATCCAGAGCGAAAGCGGCCCAGTTCATCTCGCGGCAGCGAAGCCCGAAGGATTTCAGGAACTGGGCAAGATCGGTGCCCTGAGCAGCAAGACCTGGAACCATCCCACGCTGGCGGGCCGTTACCTGCTGGTGCGCAATGATCGTGAGGCCGTGTGCTACGAGCTGCCTTTGGCAAAGTGA
- a CDS encoding helix-turn-helix domain-containing protein has translation MPPATPNSRLPSDERRGGILDAALGVFAERGFHGATTKELAKAAGVSEALMFRHFPTKEDLYIALQAHCCQAKAGEKAEMLGQLEDSTASLVTLVHYMMAKMLRPVSAVPEAEQALHRLLANSIIEDGNFARGFMQRVGREFIQKMESCLAVAMAAGDAEASPLQGKVGAWFVQHFAAMLMLNEMPGRPVVELEVDRAAQVEQAVWFALQGLGLNAEAIRRNYHPQAFALLMS, from the coding sequence ATGCCTCCAGCCACTCCCAACTCGCGTCTGCCCAGCGATGAGCGGCGTGGGGGCATTTTGGATGCCGCCTTGGGAGTGTTTGCCGAGCGTGGCTTCCATGGAGCGACCACAAAGGAACTGGCGAAGGCGGCGGGCGTTTCTGAGGCGCTGATGTTCCGCCATTTTCCGACCAAGGAGGATCTCTACATCGCCCTACAAGCCCATTGCTGCCAAGCCAAGGCGGGGGAGAAGGCGGAAATGCTGGGGCAGTTGGAGGATTCCACGGCTTCGCTGGTAACGCTGGTGCATTACATGATGGCCAAGATGCTGCGCCCCGTGTCTGCGGTGCCGGAGGCGGAGCAGGCCCTGCATCGCCTGCTGGCAAACAGCATCATCGAAGATGGGAACTTTGCCCGGGGTTTCATGCAGCGCGTGGGGCGCGAGTTTATCCAAAAGATGGAGTCTTGCCTCGCTGTGGCCATGGCTGCAGGCGATGCCGAAGCTTCACCTTTGCAGGGAAAGGTCGGCGCATGGTTTGTGCAGCACTTTGCGGCGATGCTAATGCTGAATGAAATGCCTGGCCGCCCCGTGGTGGAGCTGGAAGTGGATCGCGCAGCTCAGGTGGAACAGGCGGTCTGGTTTGCCTTGCAGGGCCTGGGGCTGAATGCCGAGGCCATTCGTCGAAATTATCACCCGCAGGCGTTTGCTCTGCTGATGAGCTGA
- a CDS encoding PIN domain-containing protein — protein MIPPAPCHHVFIDFENVHELDLSLVGRRGFQFTLMMGAQQTKLGVEVVEKLLQHSDAVQIIRLQSTGKNALDFALSYYVGQAVLSYPGGQYHIVSKDTGYDPLVQHLRSRQVAVSRHEDFRDLIEPRPKPAIVKPEVIKTIVVKKVPSSKLNVEELGSAVHVVKKTADAKPAGTELERVVAFLKKSGNRPKREKTLLTCLAAFLQKDAANPDIPQLIQRLIQSGRVKVDTQKALTYHF, from the coding sequence ATGATCCCTCCAGCGCCCTGCCATCACGTGTTCATTGATTTCGAGAATGTGCATGAGCTGGACCTGTCTCTGGTGGGACGCCGGGGATTCCAATTTACTTTGATGATGGGGGCTCAGCAGACCAAGCTGGGGGTGGAAGTGGTGGAAAAGCTTTTGCAGCATTCTGATGCTGTCCAAATCATCCGCCTGCAATCCACCGGAAAAAATGCACTCGATTTTGCTCTCTCTTATTATGTCGGCCAAGCGGTGCTGAGCTACCCTGGAGGCCAGTACCACATTGTGTCTAAAGACACCGGGTATGATCCGCTGGTTCAGCATTTGCGCAGTCGGCAGGTGGCGGTTTCACGGCATGAGGACTTTCGGGATCTCATCGAACCTCGCCCAAAGCCGGCGATTGTGAAGCCTGAGGTCATCAAAACCATCGTGGTCAAAAAGGTCCCCTCTTCCAAATTAAACGTGGAGGAATTGGGCTCCGCTGTTCATGTAGTGAAGAAGACTGCCGACGCCAAACCTGCAGGGACGGAGTTGGAACGTGTGGTGGCTTTTCTGAAGAAATCAGGAAATCGGCCGAAACGCGAGAAGACTCTGCTGACCTGTTTGGCCGCCTTTTTGCAGAAGGATGCGGCCAACCCAGATATACCTCAACTCATTCAGCGCCTTATCCAAAGCGGGCGGGTAAAGGTGGACACGCAAAAGGCTCTGACCTATCACTTTTAG
- a CDS encoding citrate synthase — MAVVSKGLEGIVAAETRLGEVKGAEGILFYCGYDINELAGKVSYEEVVYLLFYQKLPNRAELEKLTTALRAERELPQGVIDYLLAAPKKAKPIDIMRTAVSMLGSYELNRHDVDVSENLATAIRLVSQIGVIAAYFHRARTGKELPPIRKDLSEAAHFLYLMTGEVPSKEAEKTLDVAYVLHAEHGFNASTFTARVVASTLSDMYSAISAAIGALKGPLHGGANEGVIHMLEEIGSPDKVDAWVEDALAQKKKIMGIGHRVYKVLDPRAPHLREMAIQLTAQLGEAKWIQMSERIAEIMRERKGLNANVDFYSATVYYSLDIPTDLFTPIFAIARMSGWTAHVLEQWSENRLFRPLSEYVGRPYGQKVVPIDER, encoded by the coding sequence ATGGCAGTCGTCTCCAAAGGTCTCGAAGGAATCGTCGCAGCAGAAACCCGTCTCGGGGAAGTGAAGGGTGCTGAAGGCATCCTTTTTTATTGCGGATACGACATCAATGAACTCGCCGGCAAAGTCAGCTACGAAGAGGTCGTCTATTTGCTGTTTTACCAGAAGCTGCCCAACCGTGCGGAACTGGAGAAACTGACCACCGCACTGCGTGCTGAGCGTGAGCTGCCGCAGGGCGTGATTGATTATCTGCTGGCCGCCCCTAAAAAGGCCAAGCCGATTGACATCATGCGCACAGCGGTCTCCATGCTGGGCAGCTATGAGCTGAATCGTCACGATGTGGACGTGAGCGAGAACCTCGCCACGGCCATCCGTCTCGTGTCGCAGATCGGTGTGATTGCCGCTTACTTCCACCGCGCCCGCACCGGCAAGGAACTGCCGCCGATCCGCAAGGACCTCAGCGAAGCCGCCCACTTCCTCTACCTGATGACTGGCGAAGTGCCGAGCAAGGAAGCTGAGAAGACTCTGGATGTGGCCTACGTGCTGCACGCCGAGCATGGCTTCAATGCCTCTACCTTCACCGCCCGTGTCGTGGCCTCCACGCTCAGCGACATGTATTCCGCCATCAGCGCGGCGATCGGCGCACTCAAAGGCCCTCTTCACGGCGGTGCCAATGAAGGCGTGATCCACATGCTGGAAGAAATCGGCAGTCCTGACAAGGTGGATGCCTGGGTGGAAGACGCCCTGGCTCAGAAGAAGAAGATCATGGGCATCGGCCACCGCGTTTACAAGGTCCTCGACCCACGCGCACCGCACCTGCGCGAGATGGCCATCCAGCTCACCGCCCAGCTTGGCGAAGCGAAGTGGATCCAGATGTCTGAGCGCATCGCTGAGATCATGCGGGAACGCAAAGGCCTGAATGCGAACGTGGACTTCTACAGCGCCACCGTTTATTACAGCCTCGATATCCCGACAGATCTCTTCACGCCGATCTTCGCCATCGCCCGCATGAGCGGCTGGACTGCCCACGTGCTGGAACAGTGGAGCGAAAACCGCCTGTTCCGCCCCTTGAGCGAATACGTCGGTCGCCCCTACGGCCAGAAGGTCGTGCCAATCGACGAGCGTTAA
- a CDS encoding transglutaminase domain-containing protein — protein sequence MLARLLLWSILLGLTLAGGLMAHKNGKLAAWDLWFKEWMSGEDQAYSGVRFEVDLVDRINFVRMGARQPLLKMDIELETWLESEFPTMALDDVNALTRIVQDKMPRYLQVSVCTASGPSLRALLDQFHDFSQKTAPEMTHLACALRRSAGGLVTHALLIVGQRLEDFSPEAITASDQEAFFSTCPHCQHPHIVRVSRAQNSLGLECPQCRRTYAVVAADEAGRYRFVNEFLTGYAPPAIFAKDDSRVHELFTIWAAVHANCVYTKDPGSKKESTDAWQTSLDTQRKGRGDCEDSAIFLCDWLLSRGFQARVALGRYGDMGGHAWVVVKVDDKEYLLESTEGRPDPSNPPLVSRVGSRYVPEIMFDRFALYVHSTPGQGWKGDYWSGKVWTRLEPRSLLSRIQSHVAKDQEGKTSSAASHEVRPARREPGLAPFVELEGIPQDAAVWQMPLPQGQEKLGGKPRH from the coding sequence ATGCTTGCCCGTCTTCTCCTTTGGTCCATCCTCCTCGGCCTTACCCTGGCTGGCGGACTGATGGCCCATAAAAATGGCAAGCTGGCCGCTTGGGACCTTTGGTTCAAGGAGTGGATGAGCGGTGAGGACCAGGCGTACTCAGGTGTGCGCTTTGAGGTGGATTTGGTGGACCGGATCAATTTCGTCCGCATGGGGGCCCGGCAGCCGTTGCTGAAGATGGACATCGAACTCGAGACCTGGCTGGAATCAGAGTTCCCGACGATGGCATTGGATGATGTGAACGCCCTCACCCGGATCGTGCAGGACAAAATGCCGCGCTATTTGCAGGTGTCCGTCTGCACGGCCAGTGGTCCGTCTTTGCGGGCCTTGCTGGACCAGTTTCACGATTTTTCGCAGAAGACCGCGCCTGAGATGACGCATCTGGCCTGTGCGCTCCGCCGATCTGCTGGCGGACTGGTGACCCACGCTCTTTTGATCGTGGGCCAGCGCCTGGAAGACTTCAGTCCGGAGGCCATCACGGCCAGTGATCAGGAGGCTTTTTTCAGCACCTGCCCGCACTGCCAGCATCCCCACATTGTCAGGGTTTCTCGTGCCCAGAACAGTCTGGGACTTGAGTGCCCGCAATGCCGGCGCACCTATGCTGTCGTGGCTGCGGATGAGGCCGGGCGGTATCGTTTTGTGAATGAGTTCCTGACCGGGTATGCCCCCCCGGCCATTTTTGCTAAAGATGACTCCCGGGTGCATGAGCTTTTCACCATCTGGGCGGCTGTGCATGCCAACTGCGTTTATACCAAAGACCCTGGCTCCAAAAAGGAATCGACCGATGCCTGGCAAACAAGCCTGGACACGCAGCGGAAAGGCCGCGGAGACTGTGAGGACTCCGCGATCTTTTTGTGTGACTGGCTGCTCTCGCGCGGGTTTCAGGCGCGCGTGGCCCTGGGCCGTTACGGTGACATGGGAGGGCATGCCTGGGTGGTGGTGAAGGTGGATGACAAAGAATACTTGCTGGAGTCCACCGAAGGCCGCCCAGATCCCTCCAATCCGCCCCTGGTCTCGCGGGTCGGCAGTCGTTACGTGCCGGAAATCATGTTCGACCGCTTTGCCCTCTACGTTCATTCGACTCCTGGCCAGGGCTGGAAGGGGGACTATTGGTCGGGCAAAGTCTGGACCCGGCTGGAACCTCGCAGCCTGCTTTCGCGGATCCAGTCCCACGTGGCCAAAGACCAGGAAGGGAAGACCTCCTCAGCCGCCTCACACGAGGTCCGGCCTGCCCGTCGGGAACCAGGGCTGGCACCTTTTGTGGAGCTGGAAGGAATCCCCCAGGATGCGGCTGTTTGGCAGATGCCTTTACCCCAGGGTCAGGAAAAGCTTGGGGGAAAACCTCGCCACTGA